In the Lactobacillus paragasseri genome, CTTGTTAGAAATAGAGATAGCAAGATTTGGAAAATTATTACGATTTTAAATGAGCCTAAGGTGATTGTAGTTTGGGATTTTTTGCTAGCTGGACTTTTAGTTTTGCTTAATCATCCTTGGCTGGCAGTTTGGTCACTTGGCACTTTAGCAGTAACCGATGCAGTTGGAATTTTTTTGAAGCATTCAGTAAAAAGACAAAGACCTCTATCGATGAAAACATATCGAGATGGATATAGCTTTCCAAGCGGTCATGTTTTAAGTGCAACAATAATGTCATTAATGCTCTGGCAAATTTTTGGACATACTATGGGTATTTGGTTGTTAATCATTTTGATAATTGCTTGGGGATTAGTAGTTATATCACGCTTAAACATGCGAGCACATTATCCATCTGATGTTTTAGGAGCGACTAGTTTAGCTCTATTTTGTTTTACAATTGCACAACAACTTTTGGGATTGGCCTTTTAAAAGGTCAATCTTTTTTTGCAAAAAAATAATTGCCTTCTTTAGTTTACATACTCACAAAGTTGCTTTAAAATAAATCTGTAGTCAAAAGGGCTATGCCTAAAAGCGACGAAAGACACTGACTAGTGCCAATTCGGTTAGTTTGTATTTTTCGCCACAAATTTAAGGAGGATTTTTTTAATGCTCAAATCAGTTATTGAGAATATACATGCACTTGAAATCTTTGATTCACGTGGTA is a window encoding:
- a CDS encoding phosphatase PAP2 family protein, producing the protein MKLHCLIQLMISAIILLGLIFNIRNSRLFNFYDHLLHHKLVRNRDSKIWKIITILNEPKVIVVWDFLLAGLLVLLNHPWLAVWSLGTLAVTDAVGIFLKHSVKRQRPLSMKTYRDGYSFPSGHVLSATIMSLMLWQIFGHTMGIWLLIILIIAWGLVVISRLNMRAHYPSDVLGATSLALFCFTIAQQLLGLAF